One window of the Solanum stenotomum isolate F172 chromosome 11, ASM1918654v1, whole genome shotgun sequence genome contains the following:
- the LOC125844733 gene encoding uncharacterized protein LOC125844733 has translation MASICKLSNPCFNSTSYGSRSSSTPKFVVHLRSSTFNHRLSAGSKLSLVINPSIRASLCVKCSQADGNGSSVKRTTLHHLYETQGQSPWYDNLCRPVTDLIPLIDSGVRGVTSNPAIFQKAISTSNAYNDQFRELVQAGKDIDSVYWELVVKDIQDACKLFETIYDKTDGGDGYVSVEVSPRLADDTEGTVEAAKWLHKKVERSNVYIKIPATAPCIPSIKEVISLGISVNVTLIFSLSRYEAVIDAYLDGLEASGLSDLSRVTSVASFFVSRVDTLVDKLLEKIGTPEALDLRGKAANAQAALAYDLYQKKFSGPRWEALVKKGAKKQRLLWASTSVKNPAYPDTLYVDPLIGPDTVSTMPDQALQAFIDHGSVARTIDANLSEAEGIYSTLEKLGIDWVFVGSQLELEGVDSFKKSFDSLLDSLQEKANTLKLVNL, from the exons aTGGCTAGCATTTGTAAGCTCTCAAATCCATGCTTCAACTCAACTTCGTATGGTAGCAGATCTTCATCAACACCTAAGTTTGTTGTTCATCTTCGCTCTAGCACCTTTAATCACAGACTGTCGGCTGGGTCTAAGTTATCACTTGTTATTAACCCTTCTATTAGGGCATCCTTGTG TGTCAAATGCTCCCAAGCTGATGGAAATGGAAGCTCAGTGAAGAGAACTACTCTCCATCATCTCTATGAGACGCAAGGACAGAGCCCATGGTATGACAATCTTTGTCGTCCCGTCACCGATCTCATTCCATTGATTGACAGTGGTGTCAGAGGTGTAACCAGCAATCCCGCG ATTTTCCAGAAAGCTATATCAACATCAAATGCTTACAATGACCAGTTCAG GGAACTTGTACAAGCTGGAAAAGATATAGACAGTGTGTATTGGGAACTTGTGGTAAAGGACATCCAAGATGCATGCAAACTCTTTGAGACAATCTACGATAAAACAGATGGTGGTGATGGGTACGTTTCTGTTGAAGTCTCACCTAGACTTGCTGATGATACAGAGGGGACTGTAGAGGCTGCAAAGTGGCTTCATAAGAAGGTTGAACGTTccaatgtgtatattaaaattccTGCTACTGCTCCATGCATTCCTTCCATCAAGGAAGTCATTTCACTTGGAATAAGTGTCAATGTGACG CTTATCTTTTCTCTTTCAAGATATGAAGCAGTCATTGATGCTTACCTTGATGGCCTTGAGGCCTCTGGGCTAAGTGATCTCTCCAGGGTCACAAGTGTTGCTTCATTCTTCGTTAGTCGAGTAGACACACTTGTCGACAAGTTGCTTGAGAAAATTGGAACTCCAGAGGCTCTTGATCTTCGTGGGAAG GCTGCAAATGCACAGGCAGCTCTAGCTTACGATCTTTACCAGAAGAAATTTTCTGGTCCTAGATGGGAGGCTTTGGTAAAGAAAGGTGCCAAGAAGCAGAGGCTATTGTGGGCCTCAACTAGTGTTAAGAACCCAGCGTATCCCGACACTTTATATGTGGATCCTCTGATTGGACCTGATACT GTTTCAACAATGCCCGACCAAGCTCTTCAAGCATTTATCGATCACGGTTCTGTTGCAAGGACGATTGACGCAAACTTATCTGAAGCAGAAGGTATCTACAGCACCCTCGAGAAGTTGGGGATTGACTGGGTCTTTGTCGGGTCTCAGCTTGAATTGGAGGGTGTGGATTCTTTCAAGAAGAGTTTTGATAGCTTGCTTGACAGTTTGCAGGAGAAGGCAAACACACTCAAGTTGGTGAACCTGTAA